In a single window of the Candidatus Methylomirabilota bacterium genome:
- the merF gene encoding mercury resistance system transport protein MerF: MRRDRWLVLGVVGTALTCLACLTPIMALVLGSVGLGAWTGRADLALVPLLLGFIGLVVYRS; the protein is encoded by the coding sequence ATGAGGCGGGACCGTTGGCTCGTGCTCGGGGTCGTGGGCACCGCGCTGACGTGCCTGGCGTGTCTGACGCCGATCATGGCGCTGGTGCTCGGTTCGGTGGGCCTCGGTGCCTGGACGGGGCGCGCAGATCTCGCCCTGGTCCCTCTGCTTCTCGGCTTCATCGGGCTCGTGGTGTATCGA
- the merB gene encoding organomercurial lyase: MLQIKTAAELIEADVEFQAKRRAARQTPVLQAIYRLFLDREGAASITEIAASLPGARRSSLEEELVRLDEDDLIQVMDGRVEIAYPFSVRPTAFTVRLDEAAERYVCCAIDALGMAPMLGKRVEVTAECHHCGQLLQFPVTPDGPGPEADGVMAWVGRRCEGERRAASGLUTLLNFFRSEEHLREWWRANSEVGGAAVTVAEGFKLGKRIFEGLLTRA; encoded by the coding sequence ATGCTTCAAATCAAGACAGCGGCAGAGCTCATCGAGGCGGATGTTGAGTTCCAGGCTAAGCGCCGAGCTGCCCGACAGACGCCGGTCCTGCAGGCGATCTACCGGCTCTTCCTCGACCGCGAGGGAGCTGCATCCATTACGGAGATTGCGGCCTCGCTGCCCGGCGCTCGTCGGTCGAGCCTGGAGGAAGAACTCGTCAGGCTCGACGAGGATGACCTCATCCAGGTCATGGACGGTCGGGTGGAGATTGCGTACCCATTCTCTGTGCGCCCGACCGCTTTCACCGTACGCTTGGACGAGGCAGCGGAGCGTTACGTCTGCTGCGCAATCGATGCCCTCGGTATGGCGCCAATGCTGGGAAAACGCGTGGAGGTGACCGCCGAGTGCCATCACTGCGGACAGCTCCTGCAGTTCCCCGTCACCCCGGACGGCCCAGGGCCAGAAGCGGACGGGGTCATGGCGTGGGTCGGACGTCGTTGCGAAGGCGAACGGCGGGCCGCCAGCGGCCTCTGAACGCTCCTCAACTTCTTCCGGTCGGAAGAGCACTTGCGTGAGTGGTGGCGGGCGAATTCGGAGGTCGGCGGCGCGGCCGTCACTGTGGCCGAAGGCTTCAAGCTCGGGAAGCGAATTTTCGAAGGCCTACTCACAAGAGCGTAG